From Grus americana isolate bGruAme1 chromosome 22, bGruAme1.mat, whole genome shotgun sequence, the proteins below share one genomic window:
- the EPOP gene encoding elongin BC and Polycomb repressive complex 2-associated protein has translation MFLTCEGTFGIVPATMDYNGEARPGDFHAGYQEIEGINLGYLQINGTQMFALAQVLSDLFKDIPRTTISKKMETLKIKSRRCDLKELRTLKAINSVPTRAVKCSLISKADLEALCTSCKSLSPRRRKRKRKSKRREQLLLPDPGELFPCPRPQLLPPCRAGGCCAPAAPGRPKLPPAFPKPRSAPAALLPQPFHRAFPAFEKPPRGRRGCGLAGRGGLFAGVLAGYPRDLALLHPAAAHPSAQAAALAQPGRRKRGPCCAKGLFPAEKGPAAARKGRSSVFPGSKRQGTSAGYSSDSDSSLDFGGSSPATSSDSSEEEEEEEEEEEGDTSCSSEEGSSSESESSSLCSGDSVQSTRYRQAALPRFQPQPPREPLGEERPAEPPPSVGKALRPDPNLLFLSQQLWARTLRASTLESLSPGPVLGSGAQPLPELYAKQEASPSSSSSSSFSSSSSSPPPSPSSTPGGDPQQKEGGFGDAEPCAKGKDLHKDASNNRASLGPSDQAERQSGALAGRAPSQEPAPGSAPQPPAQELAGSLGPAPPGETGEPRREHFDRLIRQSKLWCYAKGFNLDGKSLRHGGRTEPCKAAELKSPGSKRAESPSTLSNKALKGNGSERNAKRRRLARGAEAERQQSSSKGRPQKTQRRNAKKGNTHCKRLGSAGPTPPRNSFSLMGNFPCIPSLVVGEDGDLCPASSLGVKNSWALSKTHPLWSWHLGGNAIPVPPSLKFRGYSLEDL, from the coding sequence ATGTTCCTGACCTGCGAAGGGACCTTCGGAATTGTTCCAGCTACCATGGATTACAATGGGGAAGCCAGGCCGGGGGATTTTCATGCTGGCTATCAAGAAATCGAAGGGATAAACTTGGGATACTTACAGATCAATGGCACCCAGATGTTTGCTTTGGCCCAGGTCCTCAGCGACCTGTTTAAGGATATCCCCAGGACCACCATCAGCAAGAAGATGGAAACCTTAAAGATCAAGAGCCGACGCTGCGATCTCAAAGAGCTCCGGACCCTCAAAGCCATCAACTCGGTGCCCACCCGCGCGGTGAAATGCTCCCTCATCTCCAAGGCGGACCTGGAGGCTCTCTGCACCTCCTGCAAGAGCCTCAGCCCccggaggaggaagaggaaaaggaagagcaagaggagggagcagctgctgctgccggaCCCGGGGGAGCTCTTTCCCTGCCCCCGGCCCCAGCTGCTGCCGCCCTGCAGAGCCGGCGGCTGCTGCGCTCCCGCGGCCCCCGGCCGCCCCAAGCTGCCCCCCGCCTTCCCCAAGCCGCGCTCGGCGCCGGCCGCGCTGCTACCGCAGCCCTTCCACAGGGCCTTCCCCGCCTTCGAGAAGCCCCCCCGGGGCCGGAGGGGCTGCGGGCtggcgggccggggggggctctTCGCCGGCGTCCTGGCCGGGTACCCCCGCGACCTGGCGCTGCTGCACCCCGCGGCCGCGCACCCCTCCGCGCAGGCGGCCGCGCTCGCTCAGCCGGGCCGGCGCAAACGGGGTCCCTGCTGTGCCAAGGGGCTCTTCCCGGCGGAGAAGGGACCCGCGGCCGCCAGGAAAGGCCGCTCCTCCGTCTTCCCCGGCTCCAAGCGGCAGGGTACCTCCGCCGGCTACTCCAGCGACTCGGACTCCAGCCTGGACTTCGGTGGGTCCAGCCCCGCCACCTCCAGCGACTCGTcggaggaggaagaagaggaggaggaggaggaggaaggggacacCTCGTGCAGCAGCGAGGAAGGCAGCTCCTCGGAGTCGGAGAGCAGCTCGCTGTGCAGCGGGGACTCGGTGCAGAGCACCCGGTACAGGCAGGCGGCTCTGCCCCGCTTccagccgcagcccccccgggaGCCCCTCGGCGAGGAGCGCCCTGCCGAGCCCCCCCCGAGCGTGGGCAAAGCCCTGCGCCCCGACCCcaacctcctcttcctctcgcAGCAGCTCTGGGCCAGGACTTTGCGAGCATCAACTTTGGAAAGTTTGAGCCCGGGTCCGGTCCTGGGCTCGGGGGCCCAGCCGCTGCCGGAGCTGTACGCAAAGCAGGAggcctccccttcctcctcctcctcctcctccttctcctcctcctcctcctccccccctccctccccgagCAGCACCCCTGGGGGGGATCcgcaacaaaaggagggaggCTTTGGGGACGCGGAGCCCTGCGCCAAAGGGAAGGATTTGCACAAAGATGCCTCGAACAATAGAGCCTCGTTAGGCCCCAGTGACCAGGCAGAGAGGCAAAGCGGAGCTTTAGCCGGGCGAGCGCCTTCCCAAGAGCCGGCCCCGGGctcggccccgcagcccccggctcAGGAGCTGGCGGGGAGCCTCGGCCCGGCGCCCCCCGGGGAGACGGGGGAGCCCCGGCGGGAGCACTTTGACCGGCTGATCCGGCAATCCAAGCTGTGGTGTTACGCCAAAGGGTTCAACCTGGACGGGAAAAGTTTGCGCCACGGAGGGAGGACGGAGCCCTGTAAAGCTGCAGAGCTCAAATCCCCCGGCTCCAAAAGAGCAGAGAGCCCCAGCACCTTGTCAAACAAAGCTTTGAAAGGCAATGGCTCGGAAAGGAATGCCAAGCGCAGACGCCTTGCCAGAGGCGCTGAGGCAGAAAGGCAACAGAGCTCCTCTAAAGGGAGGCCACAAAAGACTCAAAGGAGGAATGCCAAAAAGGGAAACACTCATTGCAAACGCCTCGGCAGCGCCGGGCCAACCCCGCCTCGGAATTCCTTCAGCCTCATGGGCAACTTCCCCTGTATTCCCTCCCTGGTCGTGGGGGAAGATGGGGACCTGtgtcctgcctcctccctgggggTCAAAAACTCCTGGGCCCTCTCCAAAACTCACCCGCTGTGGAGCTGGCACCTGGGGGGCAACGCTATCCCGGTGCCCCCCAGCCTCAAATTCCGGGGCTATAGCTTGGAGGATCTCTAA